The following are encoded together in the Clostridium sp. 'White wine YQ' genome:
- a CDS encoding amino acid ABC transporter substrate-binding protein — MKKKIAVVLSLAMLATTFIACGKKSDKTDLAKIKDKGQMVVGLDDTFVPMGFKDDNGDINGFDVDLANAVGEKLGVKVKFQPIDWSMKESELNGGKIDVIWNGYSITDERKEKVAFSKPYLENKQVIITLANSPIKTKADLSGKNVAAQNGSSAVDAVEKEADLVKTFKGGKLVTFESNNDALMDLEAGRVDAVVGDEILIRYYTNQRGESKYKVLDENFGTEEYGIGFRKDDKEFLSAVQKAIDELKADGTSKKISEKWFGKDIVK, encoded by the coding sequence ATGAAAAAGAAAATTGCAGTGGTATTAAGTTTAGCTATGTTAGCTACAACATTTATAGCTTGTGGAAAGAAGTCAGATAAGACTGATTTAGCAAAAATAAAAGATAAGGGTCAAATGGTAGTAGGATTAGACGATACATTTGTACCAATGGGATTTAAAGATGATAACGGGGACATAAATGGGTTCGACGTTGATTTAGCTAACGCAGTTGGGGAAAAACTAGGAGTAAAAGTTAAATTTCAACCTATAGATTGGTCAATGAAAGAAAGTGAACTTAATGGCGGAAAAATTGATGTGATATGGAATGGATATTCTATAACAGATGAAAGAAAAGAAAAGGTTGCTTTTTCTAAACCATATTTAGAAAATAAGCAAGTTATTATAACACTTGCAAATTCACCTATCAAAACTAAAGCAGACTTAAGCGGCAAAAATGTAGCAGCTCAAAATGGGTCAAGTGCAGTTGATGCAGTTGAGAAGGAAGCTGATTTAGTTAAAACATTTAAGGGTGGAAAACTTGTAACTTTTGAATCTAATAATGATGCATTAATGGATTTAGAAGCTGGAAGAGTAGATGCAGTTGTTGGAGATGAAATATTAATAAGATATTATACAAATCAAAGAGGGGAATCTAAATATAAAGTTTTAGACGAAAACTTTGGAACTGAAGAGTATGGTATTGGCTTTAGAAAAGATGATAAAGAATTCTTATCAGCAGTACAAAAGGCTATAGATGAATTAAAAGCTGATGGAACTTCAAAGAAGATTTCAGAAAAATGGTTTGGTAAGGATATAGTGAAATAA
- a CDS encoding AzlC family ABC transporter permease, with the protein MGQNKKWDHFNQGIKAGVPIALGYIPIAITFGALAKQAALPTYDILAMSAWMYTGAGQFMAVSMFASGVGAMEIIIATGMLTLRHIVMELTFHNRYKKLTFPWRLGLSLGITDESFAVISMKKDKSQEYMAALMFTAYSSWFLGTLIGCISASIIPTWLSKSMEIGLYALFISLLIPALSKKSKIGFITITSMTLNWLMSQYINKGWAIIISIILGASLGIWLIGDEEV; encoded by the coding sequence ATGGGGCAAAACAAAAAATGGGATCATTTTAATCAAGGAATAAAAGCGGGGGTACCAATAGCATTGGGGTATATTCCTATAGCAATAACTTTTGGGGCATTAGCAAAGCAAGCAGCATTACCTACCTATGACATCTTAGCTATGAGTGCTTGGATGTATACAGGGGCAGGACAATTCATGGCAGTATCAATGTTTGCTTCAGGGGTAGGAGCAATGGAGATAATAATAGCGACTGGTATGTTAACATTAAGACATATTGTAATGGAGTTAACCTTTCATAATAGATATAAAAAGTTAACATTTCCTTGGAGACTTGGCTTATCATTAGGTATTACAGATGAGAGCTTTGCAGTCATATCTATGAAAAAAGATAAGTCTCAAGAATATATGGCAGCACTTATGTTTACAGCTTATAGCTCATGGTTTTTAGGGACTTTAATAGGGTGTATATCGGCATCAATAATCCCTACTTGGCTAAGCAAAAGTATGGAAATTGGACTCTATGCACTATTTATATCACTTCTTATTCCAGCCTTATCAAAGAAATCAAAGATTGGCTTTATAACAATAACAAGCATGACTTTAAATTGGTTGATGAGTCAGTATATTAATAAAGGATGGGCAATTATTATTTCAATAATATTAGGTGCATCATTAGGAATATGGTTAATAGGAGATGAAGAGGTATGA
- a CDS encoding GNAT family N-acetyltransferase codes for MEIKILTLDYLDAFINLDYTTFNRDVPRSKEMGLSMLRDCKDGAFMALENNNLLGFVFCRVLGDTGYIGPLGVANNLYGKGIGSKLLDKAMEYLKNKNCKLIGLEALADNPSALSLYIKKGFTLTLPTLVLRTPDTLSKSGLTVNSLKNNSSDFNEVISKISALTQKESYDFTCEIQNSLNNGGYLYYYQDGDKVLGFITYNKNQLGDMWGLVDNCDNKNEIFISLINSLMGILPPNGVTFRVNSKYKDFITFLVNNRFELVRGNIRFVLKDYEGYSNESSNRFLLRGWIV; via the coding sequence ATGGAAATTAAGATTTTAACTTTAGACTATTTAGATGCTTTTATAAATTTAGATTATACAACCTTCAATAGAGATGTCCCTAGATCAAAGGAAATGGGTTTATCAATGCTTAGAGATTGTAAAGATGGAGCTTTCATGGCCCTAGAGAACAACAACCTATTAGGATTTGTTTTTTGTAGAGTTTTAGGTGACACAGGATATATTGGGCCACTAGGAGTTGCTAATAATCTATATGGAAAAGGAATTGGTTCAAAACTTCTAGATAAAGCTATGGAATATCTTAAAAATAAAAATTGTAAATTAATTGGGCTTGAGGCTCTCGCTGACAATCCTTCTGCATTATCTCTGTATATAAAAAAAGGTTTTACTCTAACTCTTCCTACATTAGTACTAAGAACCCCTGATACTTTATCCAAATCAGGATTAACTGTAAACTCTCTGAAAAATAATTCTTCAGATTTTAATGAAGTAATTAGTAAAATCTCTGCTCTAACCCAAAAAGAAAGCTATGATTTTACTTGTGAAATTCAAAATTCTTTAAATAATGGGGGATATCTATACTACTACCAAGATGGAGATAAGGTATTAGGGTTTATAACTTATAACAAAAATCAACTAGGAGATATGTGGGGATTAGTTGATAATTGTGATAATAAGAATGAAATTTTTATTTCTCTCATAAATAGTTTAATGGGTATACTCCCACCTAATGGAGTAACTTTTAGAGTTAATAGCAAATATAAAGATTTTATTACCTTTTTAGTAAACAACCGATTTGAACTAGTGCGTGGAAATATACGCTTTGTACTAAAAGATTATGAAGGCTATAGCAATGAAAGTAGTAATAGATTCCTACTTAGAGGATGGATAGTATAA
- a CDS encoding MFS transporter encodes MSKFKSYNEQNTEQIMDRKALVFGLMSVFLCGIGFSIINPVVPFLVQPYISNPADQAIVVTLLMSVYAVCVFFSAPGLGALSDRYGRRPVLLVCLLGSAIGYLVFGIGGALWVLFAGRIIDGVTGGTISTIFAYFADITPREQRTKYFGWVSAVVGVGAVMGPTLGGLLAKFGYSVPMYFGAIITLLNVIYGLFFMPESLDKNNRLENIDLVRLNPFSQLLGVLSIKSLKRLLISAFLLWIPSGSLQAIFTQFTIDTFNWKPVLIGLVFSIMGVQDIISQGLIMPKLLKKLSDVQIAVLGMISEVIGYGLIASSALFSFYPLLIAGMFIFGFGDSIYGPSFNGMVSKSVDSSEQGRVQGGSQSIQSLARILGPVIGGQIYVSLGHTAPAFMGMLLIAVAIPILYKVTHVNI; translated from the coding sequence ATGTCTAAATTTAAATCATATAATGAACAAAACACTGAGCAAATCATGGATAGAAAGGCTTTAGTCTTTGGTCTTATGTCAGTTTTTCTTTGTGGAATAGGGTTTAGTATTATAAACCCTGTGGTACCATTCTTAGTACAACCTTATATAAGCAATCCTGCAGATCAAGCTATTGTCGTTACATTACTAATGTCTGTTTATGCAGTTTGTGTATTTTTTTCAGCTCCTGGGCTTGGAGCCTTAAGCGATAGATACGGCCGTCGTCCAGTGCTCTTAGTATGTCTTTTAGGTTCAGCAATCGGGTACTTAGTTTTTGGTATAGGCGGAGCTCTATGGGTGCTATTTGCTGGTCGCATAATAGATGGTGTAACAGGTGGAACCATTAGTACAATATTTGCATACTTTGCAGACATCACCCCTAGAGAACAGCGAACTAAATACTTTGGGTGGGTGAGTGCGGTTGTAGGTGTTGGTGCTGTTATGGGCCCTACCCTAGGTGGATTACTTGCCAAGTTTGGTTATTCTGTACCTATGTACTTTGGAGCAATAATAACTTTACTTAATGTTATTTATGGATTGTTTTTTATGCCTGAGAGCCTTGACAAGAATAATAGACTTGAAAACATTGACCTTGTAAGACTAAATCCATTCTCACAACTTTTAGGCGTACTTTCTATAAAAAGCTTAAAAAGGCTACTTATCTCAGCATTTTTACTTTGGATACCTAGTGGATCTTTACAGGCTATTTTCACACAGTTTACAATAGATACTTTCAATTGGAAACCTGTGCTAATTGGTCTTGTATTTTCAATAATGGGTGTGCAAGACATCATTTCACAAGGCTTAATAATGCCAAAACTTTTGAAAAAACTGAGTGATGTACAAATTGCAGTTCTTGGCATGATTTCGGAAGTTATAGGCTACGGACTTATTGCCTCATCGGCTTTGTTCTCCTTCTATCCTCTTCTTATAGCTGGAATGTTTATATTTGGATTTGGTGACTCCATCTACGGACCTTCATTCAACGGCATGGTGTCCAAGTCTGTGGATTCCAGTGAACAGGGAAGAGTTCAAGGAGGAAGTCAATCTATCCAATCTCTAGCAAGAATACTCGGTCCTGTCATTGGTGGTCAAATCTATGTATCCCTTGGACATACTGCACCCGCTTTTATGGGCATGCTCCTTATAGCTGTAGCAATACCAATCTTATATAAAGTGACTCATGTAAATATTTAA
- a CDS encoding AzlD domain-containing protein, which yields MRYLLVILIMGAISQLSRITPLFITSNFKFSKRVNKFLSAVPYAALGVMIFPGILSVGKYPIVGLAGGVTAVILTYLRANIIVIIAASVAVVAAINSFV from the coding sequence ATGAGATATTTATTAGTAATACTTATTATGGGAGCGATAAGTCAGCTTTCAAGAATTACTCCATTATTTATAACTAGCAATTTTAAATTTTCTAAAAGAGTTAATAAGTTTCTTAGTGCAGTACCCTATGCGGCTTTGGGAGTAATGATTTTCCCGGGAATTTTATCTGTAGGGAAGTATCCAATAGTTGGACTTGCAGGAGGAGTAACTGCGGTTATTCTCACATATTTAAGGGCAAACATTATTGTAATAATTGCGGCATCAGTAGCAGTTGTTGCAGCAATTAATTCATTTGTTTAA
- a CDS encoding APC family permease, with protein sequence MQTENNVEKNLKKQIGLFEAITMVIGVVIGSGIFFKASIVFSHAKTPFLGILAWVVGGIITIASALTIAEIAAAIPKTGGVFVYLKELYGEKWAFLYGWVQTLVYTPSIVAALSIVFVTQATYFIPMTGTEQKILAIVIILFIFFVNILSTKLGSKVQAVSTIAKLIPILVIIIFGLINGGAHSFGAPAASSGTVAATGFGAAMLGTLWAYDGWVGVGNMAGELKNPKRDLPRSIILGLLVTIVVYITINIAILNILPLSKIMASDKVASDAAVVLFGNSGAALIAIGIMISIFGALNGYLLTGVRIPFAMAKDNLLPFSKTIGKVHDKFETPLNTFILEVVLAILYVLSGSFNTLTNLAVFVVWIFFVMAVAGIFILRTKHKDLERPYKVPLYPIIPIIGIVGGIYILINTLFTDTKNAIFGIVITLIGIPVYIYLKKKS encoded by the coding sequence ATGCAAACTGAAAACAATGTTGAAAAAAACCTGAAAAAGCAAATTGGGTTATTTGAAGCTATAACAATGGTAATAGGTGTAGTTATAGGATCAGGTATTTTTTTTAAAGCCTCAATAGTGTTTAGCCATGCTAAAACTCCTTTTCTAGGAATATTAGCATGGGTAGTAGGGGGGATTATTACAATAGCATCCGCACTTACAATAGCAGAAATTGCAGCAGCTATTCCTAAGACAGGTGGTGTATTTGTTTACCTAAAAGAATTATATGGAGAGAAATGGGCTTTTTTATATGGATGGGTGCAAACTCTTGTATACACGCCTAGTATAGTGGCAGCATTATCAATAGTTTTTGTAACTCAAGCAACGTATTTTATCCCAATGACAGGAACTGAGCAAAAAATATTAGCAATAGTCATCATATTATTTATCTTCTTTGTAAATATCTTATCAACAAAATTAGGAAGTAAAGTGCAAGCAGTTTCTACAATAGCCAAGCTTATACCTATATTAGTAATTATAATTTTTGGATTGATTAATGGAGGAGCTCATAGTTTTGGAGCCCCTGCAGCAAGTTCAGGTACAGTTGCAGCTACAGGTTTTGGAGCTGCTATGTTAGGAACACTTTGGGCTTATGACGGATGGGTTGGAGTAGGAAACATGGCTGGAGAGCTTAAAAATCCTAAGAGAGATTTACCTAGATCAATTATCTTAGGATTACTTGTTACAATAGTTGTGTATATTACTATTAATATTGCGATATTAAATATACTACCTTTATCAAAAATTATGGCATCTGATAAAGTTGCTTCTGATGCAGCAGTAGTCTTGTTTGGAAATTCGGGAGCTGCACTTATAGCAATAGGTATAATGATTTCGATATTTGGTGCCCTAAATGGATATTTATTAACAGGTGTTAGAATTCCTTTTGCTATGGCAAAGGACAATCTATTACCTTTTTCTAAAACAATAGGTAAGGTTCATGATAAGTTTGAAACACCATTAAACACCTTTATTTTAGAGGTAGTACTTGCCATACTTTATGTATTAAGCGGATCTTTTAATACATTAACTAATTTAGCAGTGTTTGTGGTTTGGATATTCTTTGTAATGGCAGTAGCAGGAATATTTATCTTAAGAACTAAACATAAAGATTTAGAAAGACCATATAAAGTACCTCTTTACCCAATAATTCCGATTATAGGAATAGTAGGGGGAATATATATATTAATAAATACATTATTCACTGATACAAAGAATGCAATTTTTGGAATAGTTATAACTTTAATAGGGATTCCGGTGTATATATATTTGAAGAAGAAATCATAA
- a CDS encoding MarR family transcriptional regulator, translating to MNKEEQVKINFRNLFNKMTWLNKLKMEDHFKGFNSSEVHCIEFIGRNADSNVTKLAESFYMTRGAISKMTKKLIQKGVIESYQKPDNKKEIYFSLTEQGQEIYNVHEKLHREFQERDKVVFEHVTEEQLDSMLRFMETYSNHLDEEIKKQGIDIKSE from the coding sequence ATGAACAAAGAAGAACAGGTCAAAATTAATTTCAGGAATTTATTTAACAAAATGACTTGGCTTAACAAACTTAAGATGGAAGACCATTTTAAGGGCTTTAATTCTTCTGAAGTACACTGTATCGAATTTATCGGAAGAAATGCAGATTCCAACGTGACAAAACTTGCAGAGTCCTTTTATATGACTAGGGGAGCTATAAGCAAGATGACCAAGAAACTCATTCAAAAGGGTGTTATTGAAAGCTATCAGAAACCAGACAATAAGAAAGAAATTTATTTCAGCCTTACTGAACAAGGACAAGAGATTTATAATGTCCATGAAAAACTTCACAGAGAGTTTCAAGAGCGTGATAAAGTCGTATTTGAACATGTAACTGAAGAGCAGCTTGACAGTATGCTTAGATTCATGGAAACCTATAGTAATCATTTGGATGAAGAAATTAAAAAACAAGGTATAGATATTAAGTCAGAATAA
- a CDS encoding DUF6483 family protein, with amino-acid sequence MYENDYIMKMIKAAMQVIKAIVKGRDAIESSIDENSNDIIIGEDQLLEIMVNKYVSEGNINEAENIIFEALESRRSSRNIETALSFYDEISKWDEEKLIKYNFSKEEILEGLNIVRKMFDK; translated from the coding sequence ATGTATGAAAATGACTATATCATGAAAATGATAAAAGCAGCTATGCAGGTAATAAAGGCTATAGTTAAAGGGAGAGATGCTATAGAAAGTAGTATTGATGAAAATAGTAATGATATTATAATTGGAGAAGATCAACTTCTTGAAATAATGGTTAATAAATACGTAAGTGAAGGGAATATTAATGAGGCTGAAAATATTATATTTGAAGCTTTAGAGTCACGTAGATCTTCTAGGAACATAGAAACAGCACTATCCTTTTATGATGAGATTAGCAAATGGGATGAGGAAAAACTCATTAAATATAATTTTTCTAAAGAAGAGATTTTAGAGGGATTAAATATAGTAAGAAAAATGTTTGATAAATAG
- a CDS encoding amino acid ABC transporter ATP-binding protein: protein MSLIVKELNKSFKGKKVLNNVSFEVKQGEIVALLGQSGAGKTTVLRCINGLEKADGGSIEVDGSFLFKSEDRKIVYSSGEEMKNVRRSLGLVFQNFNLFPHMSVIENIIEAPVNVYKVPKEEAKGKARDLLKQVGLEDKEDSYPFELSGGQKQRVAIARACALNPKIMCFDEPTSALDPELTEGIATAIEGLAKTGMGVLIITHDMGFAKRVSDRVLFMENGDIIEEGTVEEIFNNPKNERTKSFLGNS from the coding sequence ATGAGTTTAATAGTAAAAGAATTAAATAAATCCTTCAAGGGAAAAAAGGTTCTTAATAATGTAAGTTTCGAAGTTAAGCAAGGAGAGATTGTTGCACTATTAGGGCAATCTGGTGCAGGAAAAACTACAGTTTTAAGATGTATAAATGGGCTTGAAAAAGCTGATGGAGGAAGTATAGAAGTAGATGGAAGCTTCTTATTTAAGAGTGAAGATAGAAAAATAGTATATTCATCTGGGGAAGAAATGAAAAATGTTAGAAGAAGCTTAGGATTAGTATTTCAAAACTTTAATTTATTTCCTCATATGTCTGTTATAGAGAATATAATAGAAGCACCTGTGAATGTGTATAAAGTTCCAAAGGAAGAAGCAAAGGGAAAAGCTAGAGACTTGCTTAAACAAGTGGGATTAGAAGATAAGGAAGATTCTTATCCATTTGAACTTTCAGGTGGACAAAAGCAAAGGGTGGCTATAGCAAGAGCTTGTGCATTAAACCCTAAAATAATGTGTTTTGATGAACCTACTTCAGCTTTAGATCCGGAGTTAACTGAAGGAATAGCAACAGCGATTGAAGGATTAGCTAAAACTGGAATGGGAGTATTAATAATTACACATGATATGGGATTTGCAAAGAGAGTTTCAGATAGAGTTCTTTTTATGGAAAATGGAGATATTATTGAAGAGGGAACTGTAGAAGAGATATTTAATAATCCTAAAAATGAACGTACTAAGAGTTTTCTTGGTAATAGCTAA
- a CDS encoding site-2 protease family protein — MYKLNERPIETTENSNDAIEINKYHKTDLLKDTGDKSKDLINKSKSNKGKLGIVGIILAILVKAKGLLLLILSKFKILMLVFKLGNFTATLLSMLFMFIIYGRVYGIAFGIGFVLLLFFHEMGHFIMAKRLGVDVSLPLFIPFVGAFIRLKEQPKNVEEEAKIAIAGPLFGSLIAFICLGLYLVIRDDFLLALSYAGCFINLFNLIPIYPLDGGRVASAISPFLWFLGIPIAIIAIFISFNPIMLLILLLGIIQLVNRRKNSNNLYYDLEPYERVVFAIEYFGLILLLGVIISYISK, encoded by the coding sequence ATGTATAAATTAAATGAAAGACCAATAGAAACAACGGAAAACAGCAATGATGCTATAGAGATAAATAAATATCATAAAACTGATTTGTTGAAAGATACAGGGGATAAAAGTAAAGATTTAATAAACAAATCAAAAAGTAATAAAGGAAAGTTAGGGATTGTAGGTATAATATTAGCTATATTAGTTAAAGCAAAAGGCTTGTTACTATTAATTCTTTCAAAGTTTAAAATATTAATGTTAGTTTTTAAGCTTGGAAATTTTACAGCAACCCTATTATCAATGCTTTTCATGTTTATTATTTATGGAAGAGTTTATGGTATTGCATTTGGAATAGGTTTTGTTTTGTTATTATTTTTTCATGAAATGGGACATTTTATAATGGCAAAAAGATTAGGTGTTGATGTGTCTCTTCCGCTTTTCATTCCATTCGTAGGAGCTTTTATAAGATTAAAAGAGCAACCTAAAAATGTTGAAGAAGAAGCAAAAATAGCTATTGCAGGACCTCTTTTTGGAAGCTTAATAGCTTTTATATGCCTAGGGCTTTATTTAGTTATTAGAGATGATTTTTTATTAGCGTTAAGCTATGCAGGTTGCTTTATTAACTTGTTTAATCTTATACCTATATATCCATTGGATGGAGGAAGGGTTGCATCTGCAATATCACCATTTTTGTGGTTTTTAGGAATTCCTATAGCGATAATTGCTATATTCATAAGTTTCAATCCTATTATGCTATTGATTTTATTATTAGGCATAATTCAATTGGTTAATAGAAGGAAGAATAGTAATAATTTATATTATGACTTAGAACCTTATGAACGAGTCGTTTTTGCAATAGAATATTTCGGATTAATTTTACTTTTAGGAGTAATTATTTCATATATAAGCAAATAA
- a CDS encoding M16 family metallopeptidase: protein MYEVLSFCLSNGLNVVMHKIPKTNIMSCGIWIKQGSKYEDDETNGISHLIEHLVVSSSNTNNDKYREIMNEITFNGVEYNATTTKEHTHYYFTGINTMLPTCLDALANIVLYNSDISSEKFELEKKIVLNEASNFYSSFNQITERTSQALWGNLDVGRIIVGSSKCINDITLDRVKEVIHESYTPENSTLVIIGDIDYDDVLDLIEKKFGCWEDIETRKYSELINSESSIYINSDNKGINTAFSIGFRLNDTHSETNSTVDIISTILGYSGLESRIVNEVRIKRGLAYSLNSFTSIYSKRGNLAFAGICGNSNVEQVMELILNEIRKAKTEGFTESEISKAKNILKTRAIISMNDLTKHIRFLANNAINNKVFSLENEIRKINKCTDFMINDAMNDIFINDNIGMAAIGRFNSDKVVEILKI, encoded by the coding sequence TTGTACGAGGTATTGTCATTTTGTTTAAGTAATGGTCTAAATGTAGTTATGCATAAGATTCCCAAGACAAATATAATGTCATGCGGAATATGGATTAAGCAAGGCAGCAAGTATGAAGATGATGAGACAAATGGAATATCACATTTAATAGAACATTTAGTGGTATCATCATCAAATACTAATAATGATAAATATAGAGAAATTATGAATGAGATAACCTTTAATGGAGTTGAGTATAACGCAACAACAACAAAGGAACATACACACTACTATTTTACCGGGATAAATACCATGTTACCAACTTGTCTAGATGCACTAGCGAACATTGTGTTATATAACTCAGATATTAGTAGTGAAAAGTTTGAACTGGAAAAAAAGATAGTATTAAATGAGGCTAGCAATTTTTATTCATCATTTAATCAAATAACAGAGAGGACAAGCCAAGCTTTATGGGGGAATTTAGATGTAGGAAGAATAATAGTGGGATCATCTAAGTGCATAAATGATATCACGTTAGATAGGGTTAAAGAAGTAATTCATGAAAGTTATACTCCTGAAAACTCAACGCTAGTTATTATTGGTGATATAGATTACGATGATGTATTAGATCTAATTGAGAAAAAGTTTGGGTGTTGGGAAGATATAGAAACTAGAAAATATAGTGAGCTAATAAACTCTGAATCAAGTATTTATATAAATAGCGATAACAAAGGTATAAATACAGCCTTCTCTATAGGTTTTAGGTTGAATGATACTCATAGTGAAACAAATTCAACTGTTGATATAATTTCAACTATATTAGGCTATTCAGGTTTAGAGTCAAGAATAGTGAATGAAGTAAGAATAAAAAGAGGTTTAGCATATAGTCTTAATTCATTTACATCTATATATAGCAAAAGAGGAAATTTAGCATTTGCAGGGATATGCGGTAACTCAAACGTCGAACAAGTAATGGAATTAATATTAAATGAAATCAGAAAAGCTAAGACAGAAGGATTTACTGAAAGTGAAATTAGTAAAGCAAAAAATATACTTAAAACAAGAGCAATAATTAGTATGAATGACTTAACTAAACATATAAGATTTTTAGCAAATAATGCGATAAATAATAAAGTTTTTTCATTAGAAAATGAGATAAGAAAAATTAATAAATGTACTGATTTTATGATTAATGATGCTATGAATGATATATTTATTAATGATAACATTGGAATGGCAGCAATTGGAAGATTCAACTCAGATAAGGTTGTTGAGATATTAAAAATATAG
- a CDS encoding amino acid ABC transporter permease → MNYVTSLLPSLMEGLLETLKIFAVTLALSLPLGVIVALGRLSKIKIINTLAQGYIWIMRGTPLLLQIIFIFFGLPIIGVTLDRFPAAILAFVLNYGAYFGEIFRAGIESIDKGQYEASEVLGMSNSQTFFRIVLPQMIKRVLPPVSNEVITLVKDTALVYVVGLDELLRFAKIASNRDASLIPLVVVAVFYLLLTAILTKVFQSLEKKYSYYS, encoded by the coding sequence ATGAATTATGTGACAAGCTTATTACCTTCATTAATGGAAGGGCTTTTAGAAACATTAAAAATATTTGCAGTGACTTTGGCTCTTTCATTACCATTGGGAGTAATAGTTGCACTTGGGAGATTATCGAAAATAAAAATAATAAATACCCTAGCTCAAGGATATATATGGATTATGAGAGGTACTCCTCTACTTTTGCAAATAATATTTATATTCTTTGGACTACCAATTATAGGTGTAACTTTAGATAGATTCCCAGCAGCAATATTAGCCTTTGTTTTAAATTATGGAGCTTATTTTGGAGAAATATTTAGAGCAGGAATAGAGTCGATTGATAAAGGGCAATATGAGGCTTCAGAAGTTTTAGGCATGTCGAATTCACAAACATTCTTTAGAATAGTACTACCTCAGATGATTAAAAGAGTATTACCTCCAGTTTCAAATGAAGTAATTACTTTAGTTAAGGATACAGCATTAGTATATGTTGTAGGCTTGGATGAATTATTGAGATTTGCTAAAATAGCATCTAATAGGGACGCTTCGCTGATACCTTTAGTTGTAGTAGCAGTATTTTATTTATTGCTAACAGCAATTCTTACTAAGGTTTTCCAAAGCTTAGAGAAGAAATATTCTTATTATTCATAG